The genomic interval ATAGAGAGTAACTACCCTTAGAGAAGTAACTCAGTAACTATGGCATGTAAATTAAGGGCCTCTGGGGCTGTTGCTTCATATCAAATGTATTcagcttctgtttgtttttccaatgGCCAGTACCACAACTTGATTTTAGTAGACTAAGGTCAAAGAGAGgttcattttttcttacactCTTGCACAAAATAATATCTATTGTAAGGGTTTTGCAGATCAGATAAGGCCCTGAGTAATACAAAGTACATTAGAATCCACTTAACAGTACTCCCAGTGACGTTTATCTTTTCTAGACTTTCTTGGTGCTGCAGAGACTAATAGAAGAGGAAACAGacaaaattacacaaaaagTTTAACATCCTTGTCAATATAGCTAAACTGTGAGTATGTGCAAGGAACAATTCTTCTGAGTAGagtgaaggatttttttgcATTCCTAAAAGTCTATAGACACAATGCAGCACATTTCCAAAAAGTTCAAATGGATATTACTGggaatttttatgaaaataatcaTTTTGCATGCACATTTGTTTGCAAAATTTATCTCCTTGTAGATAAAGCATTTAGGTGTGGAAATATCTAATTTTGATCTGGTCAAATTTGACATTTCCTACTAATAGCAATGTGCTGTATATAgattcttgcatttttcttttattattttttcccaaaatattgGGAACAGTAATTTCCACACTGATCTTGAAGGGCTGTATTATCATCATGTGCCATTGGGCACCATGCCATAAATGGCTTAAATGGCTTTCATACTAGGACTTAAAAATTAAGCCCTAACTATTCTTAGTTAGCATATAACTTATATGTAAAAAGCAGTTGCAATATGTCTTGCACAGGAAAACCATAAAGGATTTATGTTATTAACTGACTGCAGGGATGAATGCTGGATTACCTGACTAGGGTTTAGGACCCAGACCCGAGCATCTGGGAGTCTGGGTGTGGGGAGAGTTGTGAATTTTGTATGTTTGAATATTAGGAACATTATATATGTGAATTATAATGGATGGAACTAAGCACAACCAAGTCACTTTGGAGCTCATGTTCCTTTTTAACCTCAGCAACTTCAAACCTATACTTTTCATTCCCCAGGAGCATGCATCTGTGTATAAAATGATAATCTAGactgttttgtattttgcacatgccctgctttattttgcatgtttgttcCATGAAAGTGCTCAGTCAAGGTGTGAAGCTGCTTGCACAAGTCTGTTTTAGGGTAGAGGAAAGTGCAGCTGTATAGTTTCAAGCCAAATCATACCATACCTTGTGCCTATAAAGCCAGGTAATAGCCCCtaactaatttttatttgtaagttCTGATATGGGCTGaagaaataagctttttaaaGCTAGATAGTTTACTTTATTAAATACACATGGAACTTTACCTGCGAATGCTGTGTTGGCAGAGGTGACCTCCTCAGGACTGTAGGTTAGTGTCTACATTGCAGAGGGAGGTGCGGCTCTTGTCTTCATCCTTGGGTTTCCCTGGTGGCTAATCAACAAGAAGTCTCATCTGAGGTGCCACGCTCTCCCGCTTCACTGCATGGGGCTCTAAACACTTGACTGGTGTGGTGAATTTGCCCTCTGGGACTAGCAGTTCAGATCGGCAGCATTTAGTATGATGACACGCAAAATCCTTTTGGCTGAATCTGAAATGGTGGACTGGGGAGTTTCTGAGCTTCTGCTTTCAACTACACATTAATCCCTGTGCTTGGATCTTGTtatccccttcttccccctcttcctttcAGCCTTCCCACCCTATTTGcctctttctgtctgtgtgAAGAAGGCTTGGGGGTTAGGCTGGAAGGTGCCATGTGTCCAGCTGGGGCTCTGGCTGAGGTGCCTCAATGAGTATTGACACCTGGCATGTGCTATAGCTCTGCTTAAACTTTGCCTTTCCCAGCAGTGTCGAATCTCACAGTCCATACCTCAGACTTTTGCCTTCATAGTCTCAAGCTCAGTTCATAAAAAAGGACAATAAAAATTTATCCTGCTTGAAATGTGAAGCACAATTGCTTGGTTTAAACTTCTCAGGCAGCCTGTGAATTTTTTATCAATCAACTCAGAGTGGAACAACGTTCACTACATGCACTTGTTATTTTATTGGGCTTATTATCCAATAGGACCTTAACAGTGATACCTATACCAGATAAATCAAGAAGTAAAAAGGTTTATTTCAAACACAGGAGGGGATTCATATGACAGATGCTGGTTCATTgagaaaagctttctttaaagCTAATTGTGACTTGGtattactctgtgtgtgtgtgtgtgtgaagatTCCTGCCAAAACTGTGAATATCTAGCATTTCTGAATAGCAAGttacatctgaaaaacagatcCAGCTGTGGTTATGGTCAGAAAAGGGAATATAAAAATAGCAGTTTCTATGTATTTGGTCATGTCTGCTTACTTTTCCAaccaaaataaagtttttcaaacttttttttttttcatgtaggcAGTCCAGAGCAAATACATCTTCAGTAAAGTGTGCagttactcttttctttttagatatCTTCTACAGAAATATGCTACTTTCCTAATGCAGAGCTACACTGATTTGAAAGTCAGGTTATCAGGGCAAGTTTGCaaagctgccaaaaaaaatagaagaaaaaaaaaaaaagaaaacccaaaatcCCCACTCTCAGCTAAGcccccaaaacagaaaaagaggaagagatttaTAGGTCAGAAAACATGCCTCAAAAGGTCAGAAAACATAACAGAATATTCTTGTATAAAACCTACAACTTTTGATTATCGTATTTAGATCTTTAGTTTCTCTATGTGCAGACTTAACACAGaattctttttgaaaacttaaGCATGAAATGCAACTTTTGCAGCCTTCCTTCATACCTTCATATTGAAATTCATTTCAAGGTAAAATTTGATTGAACTGAACTAAAATATTATGCTTCAGTTGTAAAATACATGGGGCAAGAAGACACGGAAAAAGGATCATACTACATTTCGCAGTATATGATGCAGGACCAAAGagcattttcatttcccagATCCAGATGCAAACCTTTGTCTTGACTGCCTACAAATAGAGCATCTGAATATAGCATCTATAGGATCTCTCCTTTTCTAATCTCCCTTCTGTCCCTGGCCCTCCACTCCGTGTGCCCTGGTTTCCACTGAGGGGAGATATAACAGGCTGATGTAAAAGGCAGAGGTGTCCTCTAGCAGGTCTCCAAAATTGGACAAATGGAGAACCAGGACTAGAGAGTTGCACTTGCCCAGCATAATAAATGCAGCCAAAGAAGCTTATGCCGATGACTTGAGCTCTCAAGCAGAACTGCAGATACATCATGAATAATACACAGGACTATGTATTAATAATAGGAATCCATATAGCAAAGTATTTTCTCCATTAGGGAGCACCCTTGTCCTCAAGAGACACAGCAGAAATCTTCCTAAAATTCAGGAGAAATCTGACTACAGGCCAAATACTCCCCTCAGGGAAGacagtggcaaaaaaaatctacttgaCTTTAATGGCGCGTGATTTTGTGCTTTATACAAAAAAAGGTCACTCATCACATGCATGGAAAACAAGTCAAATACATCTGGTTAACAGAATGTAGCTATTTTGGGCTCAGCGTGGTGCtatgattatttttgttgcttattGTTTATATTTATGTCTATCTTTAAGCACagggagaaaaccagaaaacaaaacctaagTGAGATATTCATGTTCTATCAGTTGCAGTGGACAAGGATTTTGCACAAGGTCATTGTCCAGTggaatgtattttctctgttctcagGTTATGCATCTCTAAGGAACTCCTGTAAATTAGCTTTTAttcttgggagaaaaacaaagacagaaaaaaacccaacctagaaataattttcattctgcagatttcagaaaggttttttttttcctcatataaaTGTTTTCCCTGTAATGCcaaatgttcaaaatattttcttcacaggCTCGCTCTCTCTCAAATCCTTTCTGTACCCTTTCTTTCACTTACCAAGGCAGTAATTCCCAAATGGAAATTTTATGTTTTGCCACTGGGCATAAATtgggtgaagaaaaaaaaaaagttttgggcATATaggaaaaaattgaataaaaattaacaatgaACATTTGTGGCTTGGGAAATAAcctgtttttaagaaaagctgtttcattCAAAGGTGTTTATCAGCAGTATGGATAATAAGTGTGGGCAAAGGAACCTGGGCTGGAGAAGGAGACCCGTTTTCTGACTCACGTGGCATGGGGCCACATGCAGATCTCTGGTTTATTTGTGGAAGACGGAGGGAAACGGTTTCCTGTGTTGTCACACGCTTGTGCTATAGACGGTAGGTGGGTGCATGGGAGAAAGGAACACTTTAAATTACAGCAGAATTCTTCCTgaagtgtttgtttttgaagACTCGCGTGTCATGAAGGCCGGTCCCTTGACTTTAAACAAAAACCAATGCCATCGCTTCCATGAGGTTAAAAGGAAGCGCAACAGAAGAATGACAACCACTTTGCCTGCGACAGAAGGAAGGTCAGGCCTCACTTTGGACTGAGGTTCTCTCCACGGAGCAACGCCAGGCAGCTGATATTTGACCTTTAGATTCCCCAGAGTTGCCACAATTTTGGGGAAGTGGCGTTTGTCAGATGGCCAAAGAGGGTGATGGAAAGGCCAGGCTGGAGGCCAGGGGCAGCCATGGGCAGGTCggaggaaaggtgttttcttCCTGGGAAGTTGGCCTTGCTTTGTCCCTGGCCGTAGGGTGGGGGAGTCCTGCTGAAACGGCGCTGGATgaggctgctgcctggggatgggGCCGAGGGGCAGGTGGAGAAAGGGGGAGGTTGTGAGGGGAaatgcctgcagggagggagaggttTGTTCGGGCTGCAGGTGTGAGGGCAGAGGGGACGGAGGGGCCAGGAGGGGCTTGACGGGGAGGCTTCGGGGGGCTGCGCAGCAGCAGACACCAGCCCCGGGGCAAGAGCCCGGTCCGGCTGCTCCGCCTGAGCCCCtaagggatggagggagggatggagggagggatgagGCGGTGGGAGCCCTCTCCCTGGGCTGGctgcggggcgggaggggaggcagctcctggggaggggaggaggagaggaggcaaAGAGGGGATGTTGTTAAACAGTTTCTTACCGTAAGAGGGAGTTGGGACCCAGATCTTTCCAGTTAATCACACAACAAACTTAGATCATCGCAATAAAAAGCAGCTCGGCTCACTCTGCCTCCTCGAGTGACCGGCCGCGCACAGGGTCCTTCCGAGGAGCcagctcctcttctcctccccgcCAGCCGCCGGGGGGGCCGCCGGCACCATGTGGGCCACCCAACTCCTGCCAGCCTTGCTGCtccatcagctgctgctgcttcccatcACCAGCCCAGTGGCAGGTTAGTTTTTCTATCACTTCGCTAgtgaccccccccctcccgccgccgccgccctccaCCTCACAGCCGCACCATTTTCCCTCTCCTTCGCTCCGCCGTGGCGAGGCTGGGTGCTCGGGGCGGTGCACCGggctcacccccccccccccccccgcctccccacACGCAGGTGGGGCGGGCGGGAAGACCCCGCCACCTCCAGCGCCCGTCGGCTCCTACCTGCTCGGCGGGGCAGGCGCCTCgccccgcggccgggcgggggctGAGGTGCGCCGGTGCCCGCCCAGCGCCTGCCCGCGCCCGGGGAGGGctgcggagcggagcggagcgggtgcgggtcgggtcgggtcgggaCAAGGCGCGCTCTGTCCGCGGCAGGGGGACAGCGGCACGTTTTGGTGGCTGGCGGAGAGGTGGCTGcttgccgccgccgcctccccgggtGAAGGGGAACCCGGGGCTCGCTCGGGACGGGGAGCCCTGGAGAGACTGAGGGCGGGGGAAGGAACGCTCGGCGTTGCCCGCGGGTCTTCCCGGCCCTTATCAGGACATGAACACGTATCCTTAATTTCCAAGCGGCGGAATGGACGTTCAATAACAGAAGTTGACGAGGGATACCCAAACGCGGGACAGTACGTTGCTGAAAGGGAATGTCCTTGCTGAAGTTCAGCGGCATGAACATCCTATTTCcagactgaaatatttgtaatttcatTAGACGTTCCCAATGAAATccgggaggtggggagggggggggaggaaggaacaAACAATAAGTAATCAAGTGCTGGAAGCTCTTTAGctgaatttctttcctgaagtgTCCCCCTTGGACTGGATATCTGAAGAGCTAACTCTGTGTTTCTATTGGCCCTCTGGGGAGAcgtttaaggaaaaaaaaaaagtttgcaaaggTTTCTACAaacctttccttccttccttccttccgGCAACATTGTTAGGGTCAGACCTTTGcacagacagaaacaaaagacagCCACGATTCGGAGAAAAGATCTGCCAGGAGCGGGCAGAGTGAGGGCAGGCACATGCAGCGTCTGGGTCCTGGGGCAAGGTCTGAGGGCATCAGGCAACGTGTATGGCAAGTGATGTTGATGGTTTCCAAGACATAACTGCAGTTGCTagttaaaagaataaatgttttgaaataggATTTCAAAGTGGAATATTTTGTGATCTGAGTGGGCAAGTCAAAAAAAGACTGGCAGCATCGCATGCAGTAAAACCTGTCGTTTTTCCCCTACAGCAAGAATGTGGTTCTGTAGGATGCTGAACATCTCACCAGAGCTTCTGTGCTCAGTCTGCTCAATGATGATTTTGTTTTCGTGGGCGTTCTTAGCAGGTGACACAGAGATACAGACACTGTGCTACTACACTTTCACTTTTCTGAACTTCTTTTCCATGTACATTGCAATTTCCATTTTATGGGCACATGACCTCTCTGAAAAGTGATGACTAGAGCCAGTTAGGAACtttctgaggattttttttttttttaactgaaaaatgctGACCCTTCAAaacttttcacaaaaataattcctttcaaACAGAAACTTACTTTGGTTGGTTCCCCCAAATCAAATGAAAGATAAATTTGCAGCAGGAGACATTCATAATAGCTTGTGGTACCTGCTGTTGAGAAACCCTCACCTATGACAGAAACTCATCAACTGATGGtctagtttgaaaaaaaagtggaataaaTCCCCCCCGCTGCCTTTAATCCATGGACCGAAGATACAGAAACTGGTCTATAGCCAAGTTCATAAGAAGCTAGGTCATGCCTACTCTCTTGATAGTCAGGGTGCTTTTCTTGAATGAGAGAAAGTCCTTGTTCTCCCTGACAGTAGGCTCTTAGCTCTGATCTGTAGTTTACCAAGCTCAATGTATATTTAATCTATCTAATGTTCCAACAGGAGAGGTTGAAAGACAGCCTCAGTACTGCCAGTATCATTAGGCTGACAAAGAGGGTTGTGCCCTAACCAAGGGGCTCTCCAGTTTAGAAGTGAATGGTTCATCTTGATGCAGAGGAAAATTAGATTTCcaaaacttcagaatttttcacAGAGTAGAACTTGTTTTCTGGCCAACTTTCATAGTGACAGTTTCTTGGCAACCCTCCCTTTCTTAACTTTCTTCCCCCACCCGCCTTAATATTAATCAATCCTATTGTTTGCCTTATGGGCAAGAAAGATGACTCTTACCACACACTGCCATTGTGCTtaccttgctttttaaaaatatatgatcTTCAACAAAAGTGTCTGGATTTTTACAAAGTAGGCAAGGGGAAGTTGTGCcattcctttctgaaaatatattgaTTGCTTTCTAAACTTACATGGTATCTTTGTATGGGATGTtgaattctttttgtttggaGGTTTTTAAGAAAGATTAATATTTGCCTacaaatttgttctttttatatatgaaaaacaAGCTAAGTGatgaaaatagaatttaaaaataggaaaaaaaagaagtcttttgcTAATGCATGTCCATACTTTTTCCATTACTGTTCTGTCAAAGCTGATTTTAAATGTACCTAATGATGAgtgttatttcttctgttaatgGATCTTTTAGGTTTGGAATCCCATGCCCTAAGTTCTGTGCGAAGACAATGTCCTGTGTTACCCGGGTTGCTGACTAATACATTTGGGTTATATTAATgggtaaagaaaaaggagggtgaagaaaacacagagaaattttaATGTCAGCAAGCTGTCCACGCTATCAGTTTCtgagtttctttttaatatataaaagaTAAGACAGTGATTGGTGAAAGATAAATGTGCAAGTTTCCTATAGACTACTTGCCTAGTCATTATCAATATCCTGTAAGTCTCTGTCACttgcacaaagaaattaatctgtAGCTAATAACTTTATCAGggagttttcttccttgttcaGATATTCTCATTATTCAGTATTCTTAGACAGTATCTCTTTAATAATGTTAATCTAGTGAaactaaaaattactttttaatcaaAGTAAAAAGTAGATTGGTATATTACAAAAGAGTGAATGttaaagatatatttaaattaaagatatatttttctgtgaaaagacTGTCAGCCAAGTGTGTTTATTCAAATTTCTCAGCACTTTCTGTAGTTTGCATGATTCAAAGCAGTTGCTAATGAAGATGTGGGAGTTGCATTTAGTTCCTATAAATAACTattgcttacaaaaaaaaaaaaaaaaatcccatagcCATAATCGATATATGAATGTTGTGTATTCCTGTGGTCTGCATAGctaagtatatttaaaaaatttaacgTGATTTATACTTCTCCATCCCAGCTGTAGATAATCATTATACTATATACTGTCAACAAAGTGAAATGATACTTTGCCAGTTGGAAGACTGTATTCCTTCTGTTTAATGGAATCCTTTTGGTGCTCAGTGCCAGGGGCTGCTTGTTTTGCTCTCACATGTAATACAGCACTTACCCTGCTtaacagattttctgtttctattaaTGCCATTTTCATAAGCAACATAGCAGGAGAATATAGAGTTGAAAGACACGAGATTAAAATGTTGCATAAAACTCTGGAATATTGTGCACTGAAGtcaaggaaaggaaagcctCTTATTGGAGGAGCTCATCTGTCATTATTGTAATACTTCAACTGAGGCCAGCGTTGGAAGGGAAATGTGCAGTCTCCCTCGGAGAGTGTAATATCTTCCCTTTGGATCTTTATGCTGAACATTAGTTTGCCACTTAAGCATTTCGAACTTTTCCAAGGAGATCTGAAAGCAGGATTACTGGGCCTCTTGATGGGTAAAAGCTTGATGTGGAGAGGAGAGGGTTGCCCTGAGCATTTTGCAATTACTTGTACTGGATGAGTATTGGAATTTCACTTTCTGCCCATCAGCGTTGAAGTGGGGTTGAAGggctgaggctggaaggcagcCTGGAGGTGAGAAAGTATTGACCATAGAGGTGAGAAAGGGTTGATCTCCACGCTTGCTCGGGAAGCATGAATTGTGGGAGAATTGGCATGATGTGAGCAACATTTGTACCTTGCAGTGGGGAAGTATGGCAACTACAAACAACTGGGAAGGGGTGAGGACATCCTCGCCGTTACCCCATCTTttttctgtaggtttttttgGCA from Aquila chrysaetos chrysaetos chromosome 5, bAquChr1.4, whole genome shotgun sequence carries:
- the LOC115341992 gene encoding serine/arginine repetitive matrix protein 1-like, encoding MKLQIFQSGNRMFMPLNFSKDIPFQQRTVPRLGIPRQLLLLNVHSAAWKLRIRVHVLIRAGKTRGQRRAFLPPPSVSPGLPVPSEPRVPLHPGRRRRQAATSPPATKTCRCPPAADRARLVPTRPDPHPLRSAPQPSPGAGRRWAGTGAPQPPPGRGARRLPRRAAYQGSDVNS